The Vannielia litorea genome segment TAGGTCGGAACGCCCCAACCGAGCATGTAGAAGTCGCTCTTGCCGTCGGTGATCAGCGGGAAGTGCTGGGCCTTGGGCTTGGCATCGAGGTTCACGGTGACGCCGATCTGACCAAACATGCCGACGGCGGCCTGACAGATCGCCTCATCGTTGATGTAGCGGTCGTTCGGGCAATCGAGCCGGATCGAGAAGCCGTCGCCATAGCCTGCCTCGGCCATCAGTGCCTTGGCGCCTTCGATATCGGTCACGCTGGCGCCGTCCATCTCGGCGGTCCAGCCGTTAACGAAGGGCGGGGCCACCATCCCGGCAGGCTCGGACTGGCCGCGCATCACGACTTGCTGGATGGCGTCGCGGTTGATCGCCATCGACATGGCCTTGCGCACGCGCTTGTCGGCGAGCGGGTTAGCGCCCTCGACATTGTCGGCTTCGATGTCATCGGCGCCCATGTTCATGCCGAAGAAGATCACACGGTTCTGGGGGGCCTTCTTGACCACCAGCCCATCGGCCCCGGCCACGCGCTCCAGATCCTGTACCGGCATGTCCTGGAGGAAATTCACCTCGCCCGAGAGCAGCGCGGCCACACGGGTCGCGGCGTTCTGGATGGGCGTATAAACGATTTCGGAAACCTCCATCGGGAACTGATCGCGGCCCCAATACTCCTCGTTGCGGACCATGACGGTTTTCACGTCAGGCTCGCGGGATTGCAGGATGTAGGGGCCCGTGCCATTGGCGTTTGTGGTGGCGAAGGTGATCTCGCCGCCCTCGAAGTCCTGCACGTTCACCGTGTTGTTGGCTTCGGCCCAGCCCTTGTCGAGGATGTAC includes the following:
- a CDS encoding ABC transporter substrate-binding protein, which codes for MTKSKGLLALAALLSSTTLAPAETLRWARAGDALTLDPHAQNEGPTHTIRHQIYEPLIIRDMTGAFEPALATEWAPKEDDPNVWVFKLREGVKFHGGEDFTAEDVVFSFERAKQENSDMKELVSSVVEVRAVDDYTVEIVTDGPNPILPSNLTNQYILDKGWAEANNTVNVQDFEGGEITFATTNANGTGPYILQSREPDVKTVMVRNEEYWGRDQFPMEVSEIVYTPIQNAATRVAALLSGEVNFLQDMPVQDLERVAGADGLVVKKAPQNRVIFFGMNMGADDIEADNVEGANPLADKRVRKAMSMAINRDAIQQVVMRGQSEPAGMVAPPFVNGWTAEMDGASVTDIEGAKALMAEAGYGDGFSIRLDCPNDRYINDEAICQAAVGMFGQIGVTVNLDAKPKAQHFPLITDGKSDFYMLGWGVPTYDSEYIFNFLVHGREADIGTWNATGYDNDDLDAKIKSLASNVDLDARNADIAAIWDVVQDETLYIPIHHQVLNWGMGEGVGIEVDPEDQPKVKYFTMN